Proteins encoded within one genomic window of Proteiniborus ethanoligenes:
- the dnaX gene encoding DNA polymerase III subunit gamma/tau, with protein MAYQALYRRFRPMTFDHVMGQEHITTTLKNQINSNNISHAYLFSGTRGTGKTSTAKVFARAINCINNTDGNPCNECEACKGLLEETIMDVIEMDAASNTGVDDIRDLREKAKYPPSKCRYKVYIIDEVHMISKSAFNALLKTLEEPPKHLIFILATTEPQKLPATILSRCQRFDFKRISVKNIIKNMEVILEEIGVKAEEKGLNLIARNSDGAMRDALSLLDQCLSFSGDELTNNHVLSILGIVNNDIIYNIAESVIEKNTQKALELINDIDVNGKDINQFIKDLILHFRNLMVAKASNNLENIIDEPEEIIDRLKEQSNKIDINRIINILKILSDADAQCKWSSQPKIILEVSLIRMLNESSSLELRELMERVNTLEERLDKGNIDSNASLERQINKGAERRPIAPVENTSPDQDNQDTQTEASSDSMEIKDAANININMDTIIKEWNNILKAIKSERIALHALIMEGKPVGYKTGTLTIAFDEGFMFHKEAIDKTENKEIVEGIISKCLKANIKVKFIMSEDNLENNDDEQDKKLIQKVIDLFGEDLVEIEE; from the coding sequence ATGGCTTATCAGGCTTTATACAGAAGATTCAGACCTATGACCTTTGACCATGTCATGGGTCAAGAGCATATAACTACAACCTTAAAAAACCAAATAAATAGCAACAACATATCTCATGCTTATCTGTTTTCAGGAACAAGAGGCACAGGGAAAACATCAACTGCAAAGGTATTTGCAAGGGCAATTAACTGTATTAATAATACAGACGGCAATCCCTGCAATGAGTGTGAAGCATGTAAGGGGCTACTAGAAGAAACTATAATGGACGTCATAGAGATGGATGCTGCTTCAAACACAGGTGTAGATGATATTAGAGACCTTAGAGAAAAGGCAAAATATCCACCTTCAAAATGCCGATACAAGGTTTATATAATTGACGAGGTTCATATGATATCAAAGAGTGCATTTAATGCACTTTTAAAAACTCTAGAAGAGCCACCAAAGCACTTAATATTTATCCTTGCAACTACAGAACCACAAAAACTTCCAGCAACCATATTATCTAGATGTCAAAGATTTGATTTTAAAAGAATATCCGTAAAAAATATAATAAAAAACATGGAAGTCATACTAGAAGAAATAGGTGTAAAAGCAGAAGAAAAAGGACTTAATTTAATAGCCAGAAATTCAGATGGAGCCATGAGAGATGCTCTCAGCTTGTTAGATCAATGTCTTTCTTTTTCTGGGGACGAATTGACCAACAATCATGTGCTTTCCATATTAGGAATAGTAAATAACGATATAATATACAATATAGCAGAGTCTGTAATAGAAAAAAATACTCAAAAAGCTCTTGAACTAATAAATGATATAGATGTAAATGGTAAAGACATAAATCAGTTTATAAAAGATTTAATACTCCATTTTAGAAATTTAATGGTGGCAAAGGCGTCTAACAATCTGGAAAATATAATAGATGAGCCTGAGGAGATTATAGATAGACTAAAAGAGCAATCAAATAAAATAGATATAAATAGAATAATTAATATACTAAAAATTCTATCAGATGCAGATGCTCAGTGTAAGTGGTCATCTCAGCCCAAGATAATATTAGAAGTAAGCCTCATAAGAATGCTAAACGAATCATCTAGTTTAGAGCTTAGGGAGCTTATGGAAAGAGTAAATACCTTAGAAGAAAGGCTTGATAAGGGCAATATTGATAGCAATGCTTCTTTAGAAAGACAGATAAATAAGGGAGCAGAAAGAAGACCGATTGCTCCTGTAGAAAACACATCTCCAGATCAAGATAATCAAGACACACAGACAGAGGCTTCTAGTGATTCTATGGAAATAAAGGATGCTGCCAATATAAACATAAATATGGACACTATCATTAAGGAATGGAACAATATATTAAAGGCTATAAAATCTGAGAGAATAGCTCTTCATGCCTTGATTATGGAGGGAAAGCCTGTAGGCTATAAAACTGGCACACTTACGATAGCTTTTGATGAAGGATTTATGTTTCATAAAGAAGCTATTGATAAAACAGAAAACAAGGAAATTGTAGAAGGTATTATAAGTAAATGCCTAAAAGCAAACATAAAAGTCAAATTTATTATGTCAGAGGACAACTTAGAAAACAATGATGATGAACAAGACAAGAAGCTTATACAAAAGGTTATAGACCTATTTGGAGAAGATTTAGTAGAAATTGAAGAATAA
- the recR gene encoding recombination mediator RecR encodes MEYFAPPLASLIEEFSKLPGIGRKTAQRLAFHVLNMDTKDVNQFINSIINAKKNIKYCSICSNLTEKDPCFICDSTRRDKTVICVVEDPRDVIALERTKEFNGLYHVLHGSISPMEGIGPEDIRIKELLQRLQVVDIKEVILATNPTIEGEATAMYISKLLKPLGIKTTRIAHGIPVGGDLEYADEVTISKALEGRREI; translated from the coding sequence ATGGAGTACTTTGCGCCTCCCTTGGCAAGTCTTATTGAAGAATTTTCAAAGCTACCAGGTATAGGAAGGAAAACAGCCCAACGGCTTGCATTTCATGTGCTTAATATGGATACAAAGGATGTAAATCAATTTATTAATTCTATAATAAATGCGAAAAAAAATATTAAATATTGCAGCATATGCAGCAATCTTACCGAAAAAGACCCTTGCTTTATCTGTGATAGCACAAGAAGAGACAAAACTGTAATATGCGTTGTAGAAGACCCTAGAGATGTTATAGCCCTAGAAAGAACAAAGGAATTTAACGGTTTATATCATGTACTCCATGGAAGCATTTCCCCTATGGAAGGCATAGGGCCAGAGGATATAAGGATAAAAGAGCTTCTTCAAAGGCTACAAGTAGTAGATATTAAAGAGGTAATACTAGCCACTAATCCAACCATAGAGGGAGAAGCCACAGCAATGTATATATCAAAGCTTCTAAAGCCACTAGGCATAAAAACCACAAGAATAGCTCATGGGATACCAGTAGGTGGTGACCTGGAATACGCTGATGAAGTGACAATCTCTAAGGCTTTAGAGGGTAGAAGGGAAATATAG
- a CDS encoding YbaB/EbfC family nucleoid-associated protein, which yields MARGGFPGMGNMGNMMKQVQKMQKQMAEMQKELEEREVEASAGGGAVTVKVNGKKEILAIEIDKDVVDPDDVEMLQDLIMAATNEALRNADDMVNREMQKVTGGMNIPGLF from the coding sequence ATGGCAAGAGGTGGATTCCCAGGAATGGGAAATATGGGAAATATGATGAAACAGGTTCAAAAGATGCAAAAGCAAATGGCAGAAATGCAAAAAGAGCTAGAGGAAAGAGAAGTAGAGGCAAGTGCAGGAGGAGGAGCAGTAACTGTAAAGGTAAATGGTAAAAAAGAAATACTTGCAATAGAAATAGACAAGGATGTAGTAGATCCAGATGATGTTGAAATGCTACAAGACTTGATAATGGCAGCAACAAACGAAGCACTAAGAAATGCAGATGACATGGTAAATAGAGAAATGCAAAAAGTAACTGGCGGTATGAATATACCAGGACTATTCTAG